A single Abyssisolibacter fermentans DNA region contains:
- a CDS encoding TadE family protein, whose protein sequence is MNNLAKKINNSKGSLTVEAAIVLPVFIFTIMAIGMFIKVVYVQELIGHAINDAVSEMASTSYLYNASGVYDLQKGVQDRLDEKAGSFKQNKQKSIETYLHISDLVKESEQIDLENIKSSSDSIIEKIMVCKDDAKEIASIISNCAKNPSEEIMSIASFAADKTFSKCKDTVGNVILHLYLKKYGLDDEKLKDLNVENFSVAGSRYYDGNEDIDIVVTYSIKLPVPFKNNNIAITQRATARAWMAGGINTSVLNENSEDKDELSDKDNDEDDANKTKVYVTSKGKKYHRFGCNLIFKKLSSITLEEAIDQGYTPCEICLKDSKENITKVYITDSSKFSNKRYHKHGCTAIFKDIHEIKLEDAVKTYEP, encoded by the coding sequence ATGAATAATTTGGCTAAAAAAATTAATAATTCAAAAGGATCATTAACTGTAGAAGCAGCAATAGTACTGCCGGTTTTTATATTTACTATTATGGCTATAGGGATGTTTATAAAAGTTGTGTATGTACAAGAATTAATTGGACATGCCATAAATGATGCTGTAAGCGAAATGGCATCAACTAGTTATCTATATAATGCAAGTGGTGTGTATGATTTGCAGAAAGGCGTGCAAGATAGATTAGATGAAAAAGCTGGTAGCTTTAAACAAAACAAGCAAAAGAGTATTGAAACCTATTTGCATATAAGTGATTTGGTTAAAGAATCAGAGCAAATTGATTTAGAGAATATTAAGAGTAGCAGCGATAGCATAATAGAAAAAATTATGGTGTGTAAGGATGATGCTAAAGAGATTGCTTCTATAATTTCTAACTGTGCTAAAAATCCATCTGAGGAGATTATGAGCATAGCGTCTTTCGCTGCAGATAAAACATTTAGTAAATGCAAAGATACCGTAGGAAATGTTATTTTACATCTATATTTAAAGAAATACGGACTAGATGATGAAAAATTAAAAGATTTAAATGTAGAGAATTTTAGTGTAGCAGGCTCAAGATACTATGATGGAAATGAAGATATAGATATTGTTGTAACATATTCTATAAAATTACCTGTACCTTTTAAGAATAACAATATAGCTATTACTCAAAGAGCTACAGCAAGAGCATGGATGGCAGGAGGGATTAATACTTCTGTATTAAACGAAAATTCTGAAGATAAGGATGAATTGAGTGATAAAGATAATGATGAAGATGATGCAAATAAAACTAAAGTTTACGTAACATCAAAAGGCAAAAAATATCATAGGTTTGGATGTAATTTGATTTTCAAAAAATTAAGCTCAATTACTTTGGAAGAGGCTATAGATCAAGGCTACACCCCTTGTGAAATTTGCTTGAAAGATTCAAAAGAGAATATTACGAAAGTCTATATTACTGATTCCTCAAAGTTTTCTAATAAAAGATACCATAAGCATGGATGTACTGCTATTTTTAAAGATATACATGAAATTAAATTAGAAGATGCAGTTAAGACATATGAACCATGA
- a CDS encoding S-layer homology domain-containing protein has product MRKILLITLVTILMLSQVALASGFNDVKSDSWYKQDLDFIINDARKIIQGYPDGTFKPGEKLTVEQFIKCIVVASGHNFKAEEGQSWSEPYKAKAIELGYVKEGEIVDYTKPITRGEMSRIVVRAVGNITGEYEYRDAEKIKPLIGDFKDVPDEINEYVVKVYDMGIIGGYPDGTFKAENILTRAEATVIIRRTIDVKARKSVEIKDEAEKKSEVQIFDFKGQEDKVEFAVLIKTTAELEPQYKEAETYLNQKVGEKLTKEIMDYVKLKTHYKYELESKYYDWGDKRVQVASPWGNGLITIRGL; this is encoded by the coding sequence ATGAGAAAAATATTATTAATTACATTAGTTACAATATTGATGCTCTCGCAAGTAGCATTAGCGAGTGGTTTTAATGACGTAAAGAGCGATAGTTGGTATAAGCAGGATTTGGACTTCATAATCAATGATGCGAGGAAAATCATACAGGGCTATCCAGATGGGACATTTAAGCCAGGAGAGAAACTTACAGTAGAGCAGTTCATAAAATGCATAGTAGTAGCAAGTGGACATAATTTTAAAGCAGAAGAAGGACAAAGCTGGTCAGAACCATATAAAGCTAAAGCAATAGAGCTTGGATATGTCAAGGAAGGCGAAATAGTAGATTATACAAAGCCTATAACAAGAGGAGAAATGTCTAGAATAGTCGTCAGGGCAGTAGGTAATATAACAGGAGAATATGAATACAGAGACGCAGAAAAGATAAAACCTCTGATTGGTGATTTCAAGGATGTACCTGATGAGATAAATGAGTATGTAGTAAAAGTATATGATATGGGTATAATCGGGGGTTATCCAGATGGCACTTTCAAAGCAGAAAATATACTTACAAGAGCAGAAGCAACAGTGATAATAAGGCGTACTATAGATGTGAAAGCGAGGAAGAGTGTAGAGATAAAAGATGAAGCAGAAAAGAAATCAGAGGTTCAGATTTTTGATTTTAAAGGGCAAGAAGATAAAGTTGAATTTGCTGTTTTAATCAAAACAACAGCAGAACTAGAACCTCAATATAAAGAAGCAGAGACATACTTAAATCAAAAGGTAGGCGAGAAACTGACAAAGGAGATTATGGATTATGTAAAACTAAAGACTCATTATAAATACGAACTTGAATCCAAATACTATGATTGGGGTGATAAAAGAGTTCAAGTAGCATCACCTTGGGGAAATGGTTTAATTACCATACGTGGGTTGTAG
- a CDS encoding ATPase, T2SS/T4P/T4SS family, protein MANLVIIIIIILAVCGFIYKYFSRVKKWSGYHIDEDKYNINVLTEYIKDTFNDILKTNLYEMNISKDEFNKRMQNRNQLRKALKSCTYGDLNAKNYVKAFIKDILVKSYNIDESNINKVINFNSPRELSVQDKFEIMLYVYKKRLGYKALERIIVDNELDVLKQTDDGQVYVISKEEIEKLYYKKIKRIDNFEDKLNIIVQRIYQRYKGYGVIDEIRDMKIDGVSGGVSGIPSTFHEKVDFNMDINLIRALPFSHDSVWIFFKGKTIHLSFLSFGSQNELIRVCKNIYRYNNPGQLSESNGYKINEMKDGSRVVVARPPFAESWVFFVRKFDSIQNQNIEDLVVDKNNKLPIDFIQWIIKGCSITAVTGSQGTGKTTLLMSIIKFIDPTYTLRIQEMAFELHLRKIYPYRNILTLRETTTISGQEGLDLQKKTDGTVNILGEVATAGVASWMIQMAQVASLFTLFTHHAKTAENLIVSLRNNLLQTGIFNNEGVAEQQVAEVINFDIHLSKDISGHRYIERITEIVPLTQHCDYPQAYKHAKNHDEKIDMFMDTMGEFFNRMTDRKKFETRDIVVWDNGEFKPGKAITKYTYDKLCNHMKEAGRLKFNDFLVTNWGKLYE, encoded by the coding sequence ATGGCGAATCTTGTTATTATTATCATTATAATTTTAGCTGTATGTGGTTTTATATACAAATATTTCAGTCGGGTTAAAAAATGGAGTGGTTATCATATTGATGAAGATAAATACAATATAAATGTCTTGACTGAATACATTAAAGACACATTCAACGATATATTAAAAACCAACTTATATGAGATGAATATATCAAAGGATGAGTTTAATAAGAGGATGCAAAATAGAAATCAACTTAGAAAAGCCCTCAAAAGCTGTACATATGGAGATTTAAATGCAAAAAACTATGTAAAAGCTTTCATCAAAGATATATTGGTCAAATCATATAATATTGACGAATCAAATATAAATAAGGTTATAAATTTTAACAGTCCCAGAGAATTATCTGTGCAAGATAAGTTTGAAATTATGTTGTATGTGTACAAAAAAAGATTAGGCTATAAGGCATTAGAGCGGATTATAGTAGATAACGAATTAGATGTATTGAAACAAACAGATGATGGACAGGTTTATGTAATTTCAAAAGAAGAAATCGAAAAGCTTTATTATAAAAAAATAAAGAGGATTGACAATTTTGAAGACAAGCTCAATATAATCGTCCAGCGTATATACCAAAGATACAAGGGGTATGGTGTTATAGATGAAATAAGAGATATGAAAATAGACGGTGTTTCAGGAGGTGTTTCTGGTATACCATCAACCTTCCATGAGAAAGTTGATTTCAACATGGATATTAATCTCATAAGAGCTCTACCGTTTAGTCATGATTCTGTTTGGATATTTTTTAAAGGTAAGACAATTCATCTGTCATTTTTATCCTTTGGATCGCAAAATGAGTTGATTAGAGTATGTAAAAACATATATAGGTACAATAATCCAGGACAATTGTCAGAGAGTAATGGTTACAAGATAAATGAAATGAAGGACGGAAGTCGTGTAGTTGTTGCAAGACCGCCTTTTGCGGAGAGTTGGGTATTTTTTGTTAGAAAATTTGATAGTATACAAAATCAAAACATAGAAGATTTAGTAGTAGATAAAAACAATAAATTACCTATTGACTTCATTCAATGGATTATAAAAGGGTGTAGTATTACAGCTGTTACGGGTAGTCAAGGAACAGGTAAAACTACATTGCTTATGTCAATCATCAAGTTTATCGATCCAACTTATACTTTGCGTATACAAGAAATGGCTTTTGAGTTACACCTAAGAAAGATATATCCATATAGAAATATTTTGACTCTTAGAGAAACTACAACAATTTCAGGACAAGAAGGACTAGATTTACAGAAAAAGACTGATGGTACAGTAAATATATTAGGTGAGGTAGCGACAGCGGGAGTAGCTTCGTGGATGATTCAGATGGCACAAGTAGCATCACTATTTACATTATTTACACACCATGCTAAAACTGCTGAAAACTTGATTGTATCTCTAAGGAATAATCTATTACAGACGGGTATTTTTAACAATGAAGGCGTAGCAGAACAACAAGTAGCTGAGGTCATCAACTTCGATATACACTTAAGCAAGGATATAAGCGGACATAGATATATAGAACGAATTACTGAAATAGTACCTCTTACACAACACTGTGATTATCCTCAAGCTTATAAACATGCAAAAAATCATGATGAAAAGATTGATATGTTTATGGATACAATGGGAGAATTTTTTAACAGAATGACAGATAGAAAGAAATTCGAGACAAGAGATATTGTAGTGTGGGATAACGGAGAATTTAAGCCAGGCAAAGCTATAACTAAGTATACTTATGACAAATTGTGTAATCACATGAAAGAGGCTGGTAGACTTAAATTCAATGATTTTTTAGTTACTAATTGGGGGAAGCTTTATGAGTAA
- a CDS encoding DUF6382 domain-containing protein: MAVGEYKINKNSNDNIYTIIELTCPLDDIINYQVEMIGENLELGIIPINVMAENNIVKLYYDTSDKISLCEYLKVQKLSKNEKIEMLQSVIRTIKNSKNYLLYENSFILDLNYIYIEQNSSKVQVMYLPIKLDFNINQNIRSLINEVVGVDTGEIDISYVDLLKQLELLKIKSAKIELTNTYEIKNKIKRSNKVYKKPESKNNKSNKPDKVKKKDAQSIVKRKKNYSITKQKKNLIIFGLTQLVLIIIITIILKFANNVDSTTYAGILILVIAVDFLILKRLVKSKENINNNNYERQINEPSVPMRKAKKINVGREDDI, translated from the coding sequence ATGGCTGTAGGCGAATATAAGATTAATAAAAACAGTAATGATAATATTTATACAATTATCGAATTAACTTGTCCATTAGATGACATTATTAATTATCAAGTTGAAATGATAGGTGAGAATTTAGAGCTTGGCATAATACCAATTAATGTTATGGCAGAAAATAATATAGTTAAATTGTATTATGATACGTCAGATAAGATTTCTTTATGTGAATATTTAAAAGTTCAAAAGCTTAGTAAAAATGAAAAAATAGAAATGCTGCAATCTGTAATAAGGACTATAAAAAATAGTAAGAACTATTTATTATATGAGAATAGTTTTATTCTTGATTTAAATTATATTTATATTGAGCAAAATTCATCAAAAGTACAAGTAATGTATTTACCAATAAAACTTGATTTTAATATTAATCAGAATATAAGAAGTTTAATCAATGAAGTAGTAGGGGTGGATACAGGAGAAATTGATATTTCTTATGTGGATTTATTAAAACAACTGGAATTACTTAAAATTAAATCAGCTAAAATAGAGCTTACAAATACATATGAAATAAAGAATAAGATTAAAAGAAGTAATAAAGTGTACAAGAAACCTGAATCCAAAAACAATAAATCTAATAAACCTGATAAGGTTAAAAAGAAAGATGCACAATCAATTGTAAAAAGAAAGAAAAATTATTCTATTACAAAACAAAAGAAAAACTTAATAATATTTGGCTTGACGCAATTGGTATTAATAATAATAATTACAATAATTTTAAAGTTTGCTAATAACGTAGATTCTACTACATATGCTGGTATTTTAATTTTAGTTATAGCTGTAGATTTCCTGATTTTAAAAAGGTTAGTTAAATCAAAAGAGAACATAAATAACAATAATTATGAAAGACAAATAAATGAACCATCTGTACCAATGAGAAAAGCAAAAAAAATAAATGTTGGTAGAGAAGATGATATTTAA
- a CDS encoding DUF5704 domain-containing protein: protein MKNILIFLSMLLIFTCIGVLVQADDDINHLIPDVSYEEVVNQANDELETKFGLEQYFEEENRIKAKLCDDTYYQYKVISYGEPTGTYNEDVGEYRYLGTTTTGERIPNYKYPYDKKSNRKFDDMSWIEDPFFNSRVLESYPDVLPTDFDDSRDDYKEQFIEGMKLQHGPYFENKPDVPWEQYMHIVQPPTKYAFGLARLWHISNDGSLWYIDVALAPGILINPEGVVNVKHVTDTGISLGRHDYSKTLEKDKTYTITPESIDGYEYQCLKFGYDSELKDDTLTNKTSHTIIYDESFNEVNIVFIYKRQEGQTNVNSNMDAQPTAVIKADDRVKEKFNVLLGIPSGEALYANVFAKEYLSDYEFKQIKGTKELNVTVTKTYNLKWLESYEDTETITNDEGKEVEKKVTKWEEKSATEAITRTYKIGKPYEYWIIDRLEVYKLTGATLTKGALPDNKISLTTNKIYNLPNVDVEHSDSLDDHVKDPLLNLDLGTKTLNGGKRGRPTPSEDLRVEASRRLGELEVRNDRLIFNGDPIMSDVPTTTSTKAPKQIPSAGIINNNVLYQDNIEIPVKKRNGVYSSEGEVHYERMKDIEINPTKPDKYDQKIDPKKINQVVVHTPVVCNADAHDDEKYNQEINQGGNRRSLILGRASSINFSEIGKHKEIRGYGERNYLKYTAYRRLKFPFDVYIGTTYREPGKYLKANDWSEKIPSEQSKIDLYIPTWADEGDWEVEVRVASKNAVDEDFNKTESPANTNIEVYVATNNIPVRVIGRVYGMKITDVVNYPLWEEVFRVGEKTSKHTGNYYWVGLNNHNGEAIRSDERQTLPLMEGSHPKYINRGAMKPGYKFRFELESIGNYFGDYDCIEILPEFYFVDKDGIERKEVDLWYMTWDEEKKKDKLFKIGEGKDHEKQYRIHIEMGEPHRNVPEEAIKDTVDIMGADYNSYKYIKSSIGFHDDIILARWVRTFVGNTEDLPPEILNEEREDKVDEERVKKSVQHWYGEYYLPNDVYACEPNFDVIEYARTHNGIDFNEDFWLRKGFIVVNFDIRTVKEAKFGSPVLSYKAPKCNMWEVEGFNTKKCGFDLKTRDNTIEFKIQCGDIVFYRADEKASDDYKVMGTH from the coding sequence ATGAAGAATATTTTAATTTTTTTGAGTATGCTCCTGATATTTACATGTATAGGTGTTTTGGTACAGGCAGATGATGATATAAACCATTTAATACCAGATGTCAGTTATGAGGAAGTTGTTAATCAAGCGAATGATGAATTAGAAACTAAGTTTGGTCTAGAACAATATTTTGAAGAAGAAAACCGTATAAAAGCAAAACTTTGTGATGATACCTATTATCAATATAAGGTTATATCGTATGGAGAACCCACTGGAACTTATAATGAAGATGTTGGTGAATATAGGTATTTAGGTACAACAACAACAGGTGAGAGAATTCCAAACTATAAATATCCTTATGATAAAAAATCAAATAGAAAATTTGATGATATGAGTTGGATTGAAGATCCTTTTTTTAATAGTCGTGTGCTAGAAAGTTATCCAGACGTATTACCAACAGACTTCGATGACAGTAGAGATGATTACAAAGAGCAATTCATTGAAGGTATGAAGCTACAGCACGGCCCTTATTTTGAAAACAAGCCAGATGTACCGTGGGAGCAATACATGCATATAGTGCAGCCTCCTACAAAATACGCTTTTGGTTTAGCGAGGCTTTGGCATATAAGTAATGATGGAAGTCTGTGGTATATAGATGTGGCACTTGCACCAGGAATATTAATTAATCCAGAAGGTGTAGTTAATGTAAAACATGTTACTGATACAGGTATTTCATTAGGAAGGCACGATTATAGTAAGACTTTAGAAAAGGATAAAACCTATACTATAACTCCAGAGAGCATAGATGGATATGAATATCAATGTTTAAAGTTTGGATACGATAGTGAGCTAAAAGACGATACTTTAACAAATAAGACGAGTCATACTATAATTTACGATGAATCGTTTAATGAAGTGAATATAGTATTTATATATAAACGACAAGAAGGACAGACGAATGTAAATAGTAACATGGACGCACAGCCCACAGCGGTTATAAAAGCAGATGATAGAGTGAAAGAAAAATTCAACGTATTACTTGGAATACCTTCAGGAGAAGCACTTTATGCAAATGTATTTGCAAAAGAGTACCTATCCGATTACGAATTCAAGCAGATAAAAGGGACAAAAGAATTAAATGTTACAGTTACAAAAACATATAATTTAAAATGGTTAGAAAGCTATGAAGACACTGAGACCATAACGAATGATGAGGGAAAAGAAGTTGAAAAGAAAGTTACAAAATGGGAGGAAAAGTCAGCTACAGAAGCCATAACGAGAACCTACAAAATAGGAAAACCTTATGAGTATTGGATAATAGATAGATTAGAGGTATATAAACTCACAGGAGCGACACTAACAAAAGGAGCTCTACCTGACAATAAGATATCATTAACCACAAACAAGATTTACAATCTACCAAATGTTGACGTAGAGCATAGTGATAGCTTAGATGACCATGTAAAAGACCCACTACTAAATCTTGACTTAGGCACGAAAACATTAAATGGAGGAAAAAGAGGAAGACCAACTCCATCAGAGGATTTAAGAGTGGAAGCAAGTAGAAGGTTAGGAGAGTTAGAAGTAAGAAATGACAGATTAATATTTAATGGAGATCCAATAATGTCAGATGTTCCAACAACAACAAGTACAAAAGCTCCAAAACAAATACCGTCAGCGGGTATAATAAATAATAATGTGCTATATCAAGATAACATCGAAATACCTGTTAAAAAAAGGAATGGTGTATACTCAAGTGAAGGAGAAGTGCACTATGAAAGAATGAAAGACATAGAAATAAATCCAACAAAACCAGATAAGTACGATCAAAAAATAGATCCAAAAAAAATAAATCAAGTAGTAGTACACACACCAGTAGTATGTAATGCAGATGCGCATGACGATGAAAAATATAATCAAGAAATTAATCAGGGCGGTAATAGAAGGTCTCTAATATTAGGACGAGCATCAAGCATTAATTTTTCCGAAATAGGCAAGCACAAAGAAATACGGGGATACGGAGAAAGAAACTATTTAAAATACACAGCCTACAGACGATTAAAATTTCCATTTGACGTATATATTGGTACAACATATAGAGAACCTGGCAAATACCTAAAAGCGAATGATTGGTCTGAAAAAATACCGTCAGAACAATCAAAAATAGATCTGTACATACCTACATGGGCAGACGAGGGAGATTGGGAGGTGGAAGTCAGAGTAGCATCAAAGAATGCAGTAGATGAAGATTTTAATAAAACAGAATCTCCAGCAAATACAAACATAGAGGTATATGTGGCAACGAATAACATACCCGTTAGAGTAATAGGTAGAGTATATGGTATGAAAATAACAGATGTGGTAAATTATCCACTGTGGGAAGAAGTATTTAGAGTAGGAGAAAAAACATCAAAACATACAGGAAACTACTACTGGGTAGGTCTAAATAATCATAACGGAGAAGCTATAAGAAGTGATGAACGCCAGACTTTACCATTAATGGAGGGAAGTCACCCTAAATATATAAATAGGGGTGCAATGAAACCGGGCTACAAATTTAGATTTGAACTAGAAAGTATAGGAAACTACTTTGGAGACTATGACTGCATAGAAATACTACCAGAATTTTATTTTGTAGACAAAGATGGAATAGAAAGAAAAGAAGTAGACCTGTGGTATATGACATGGGATGAAGAAAAAAAGAAAGATAAACTATTTAAAATAGGAGAAGGAAAAGACCACGAAAAGCAATATAGGATTCATATAGAAATGGGAGAGCCACATAGGAATGTACCAGAAGAAGCTATAAAAGACACAGTGGATATAATGGGAGCGGATTACAATTCGTACAAATATATCAAAAGTTCAATAGGCTTTCATGATGACATAATATTAGCAAGATGGGTTAGAACATTCGTAGGAAATACAGAAGATTTACCACCAGAAATATTAAACGAAGAAAGAGAAGATAAAGTAGATGAAGAAAGAGTGAAAAAATCAGTACAGCATTGGTATGGAGAATACTATCTTCCAAACGATGTATATGCATGTGAGCCAAACTTTGATGTAATAGAATACGCAAGAACACATAATGGAATAGATTTCAATGAAGACTTTTGGTTGAGAAAAGGATTTATAGTAGTGAATTTTGATATAAGGACAGTAAAGGAGGCAAAATTCGGAAGTCCAGTACTAAGCTACAAAGCACCAAAGTGTAACATGTGGGAAGTAGAAGGCTTTAATACAAAAAAATGCGGATTTGATTTAAAAACACGAGATAATACCATAGAATTCAAGATTCAATGTGGAGATATAGTATTTTACAGAGCAGATGAAAAAGCATCAGATGATTATAAGGTAATGGGAACTCATTAG
- a CDS encoding A24 family peptidase, protein MRDIVFIKWIEIAILVSIAFLQDIKSYKVKNKLILVFLCIGIITNVYVNNVHGLIDSLAGIVMPIVILWILFIARVLGAGDIKLFCCIGAIAGAKFTVFTIIYSFLAGGVISLFYIIFRNSAIKSFKSLFNFIKACILTHSILEYEFDLKSKFPFSSAVFLGFLLQVWINI, encoded by the coding sequence GTGAGAGATATAGTATTTATTAAATGGATAGAAATAGCTATTTTAGTATCAATAGCTTTTCTGCAAGACATTAAATCATATAAAGTAAAAAACAAATTAATATTGGTATTTTTATGTATAGGTATTATAACAAATGTATATGTAAATAATGTACATGGATTAATAGATTCTCTAGCTGGAATTGTAATGCCTATAGTAATATTGTGGATACTGTTTATAGCAAGAGTGTTAGGTGCTGGAGATATTAAGCTTTTTTGTTGTATAGGAGCGATAGCGGGAGCGAAATTCACAGTATTTACAATAATATATTCTTTTTTAGCTGGTGGAGTTATTAGTTTGTTTTATATTATATTTAGAAATAGTGCGATAAAAAGTTTTAAAAGTTTATTCAATTTTATTAAAGCATGTATATTAACACACAGTATTTTGGAATATGAATTTGACTTAAAATCGAAATTTCCATTTTCAAGTGCTGTATTTTTAGGCTTTTTATTACAAGTGTGGATTAATATATAA
- a CDS encoding prepilin peptidase, translating to MIYLVFLSAVVFSFFIRCFLKQWMSYDYIHILAIQVFIGLFTVLVYSIYGLTVELYIYASLYIILIWTALVDYKNRMIPNRLIVLTVIIGLIFMCINMDKNKIIYCVALTVLLFLVSFISKGALGMGDVKLIGCMCLFLGSKIISILLIASLLCCITGIVLVLLKNANRKTELPFSPFIMISLMILIIIG from the coding sequence ATGATTTATTTAGTTTTTCTTAGTGCAGTAGTATTTTCATTTTTCATAAGATGTTTTTTAAAGCAGTGGATGAGTTATGATTACATTCATATACTTGCTATTCAAGTATTCATAGGGTTATTTACAGTTTTGGTATATTCAATTTATGGATTAACAGTAGAATTGTATATTTATGCCAGTCTGTATATAATCCTAATTTGGACAGCATTAGTTGATTATAAAAATAGGATGATACCGAATAGATTGATTGTTTTAACAGTTATAATAGGTCTTATTTTTATGTGTATTAATATGGATAAAAATAAAATTATTTATTGTGTAGCTTTGACTGTATTATTGTTTTTAGTGTCTTTCATATCTAAGGGAGCTTTAGGGATGGGAGATGTAAAGCTAATAGGGTGTATGTGTTTATTTTTAGGGAGTAAAATAATTAGTATTTTATTAATTGCTTCTTTATTGTGTTGTATAACAGGTATTGTATTAGTGTTATTAAAAAATGCTAATAGGAAAACAGAACTGCCATTTTCACCTTTTATAATGATTTCATTGATGATATTAATTATAATAGGTTAA
- a CDS encoding SAF domain-containing protein, whose product MGFTKKKNKMRKRIIFALILIFILCGAVVGVYIMYNKQVQKVQEAYIEQIDDLRMQQYNLKRMVLTPIYDIPAGTKIEAQMVEEKEMLLDVNKEKLLTKDNLGDIAVIDLKSGNPIFKSMITTEDITKDLREQEFNMLLLQSNLKKDKYFDVRIGYANGDDYIVISKKKVRNIDLSKNIVWLWLDEEEIMTINSAIVDAYLNKGTKLYVVTYVEPNIQKASVPNYPVKINVLNIMKSNPNILKLAKTSLSEQVRLQLDNRLLQLKPEDISNVNAGVSQEVNKRSEKISEQKQRVQAELESDDIQEGAKEKDDKKGSKKSGAFDKK is encoded by the coding sequence ATGGGATTTACTAAAAAGAAAAATAAAATGCGAAAACGTATTATATTTGCACTAATACTTATATTTATTCTTTGTGGAGCAGTAGTGGGTGTGTATATCATGTATAATAAGCAAGTTCAAAAAGTACAAGAAGCATATATAGAACAAATAGATGATTTAAGAATGCAACAATATAACCTAAAAAGAATGGTATTAACACCTATTTATGATATACCAGCTGGAACCAAAATAGAAGCTCAAATGGTTGAAGAAAAAGAAATGCTTTTAGATGTAAATAAAGAAAAACTTCTAACAAAAGATAACTTAGGTGATATAGCTGTAATTGATTTAAAAAGTGGTAATCCAATATTCAAAAGTATGATAACTACTGAAGATATTACTAAGGATTTGAGAGAGCAGGAATTTAACATGCTTTTGTTACAGAGTAACTTAAAAAAAGACAAGTATTTTGATGTAAGAATAGGCTATGCTAATGGAGATGATTATATTGTTATAAGTAAAAAGAAAGTTAGAAATATTGATTTGTCAAAAAATATAGTATGGCTGTGGCTTGATGAAGAAGAAATAATGACTATAAATAGTGCAATAGTTGATGCTTATCTAAATAAAGGTACTAAGCTTTATGTTGTTACATATGTAGAGCCTAATATACAGAAAGCATCAGTACCTAACTATCCTGTAAAGATAAATGTTTTAAATATAATGAAAAGTAATCCTAATATTTTAAAGCTTGCTAAAACTTCATTAAGTGAACAAGTTCGATTACAGCTAGACAATAGATTATTACAACTGAAGCCAGAGGATATATCAAATGTAAATGCAGGAGTATCACAAGAGGTTAATAAGAGAAGTGAAAAGATAAGCGAGCAAAAGCAAAGAGTCCAAGCTGAGTTGGAATCAGATGATATTCAAGAGGGGGCTAAGGAGAAGGATGATAAAAAAGGAAGTAAAAAAAGTGGAGCCTTTGATAAAAAATAA